A portion of the Microlunatus phosphovorus NM-1 genome contains these proteins:
- the dnaJ gene encoding molecular chaperone DnaJ has protein sequence MSTDYYEILGVPRDATPEQIKKAYRRKAMKLHPDVATEPDAGEQFKKVAEAYEVLGDAKKRDLYDRGGDPLGGGMGGGFNGGFGAGGFDFTNLVDAMFGQQAARGPRSRVRRGQDALVRLDLELAEAAFGTTKPLRVDTAVLCPRCNGSGAQEGSKPVKCSTCHGQGEVTHVQRSFIGDIRTTSPCPTCHGYGTVIPDPCLECAGDGRIRSNRTINVKIPPGVSSGNRIHLAAHGEVGPGGGPAGDLYVELDVLPHEIFRRDGDNLEMVLRIPMTAAALGTEVEIATLEADLESADAEDTTATVVIPAGTQSGTRVALDGKGVPRLRSHGRGQLGVTLLVQTPTRLDTEQRRLLRELAELREETTIEGAVQKHSQGFFGRLRDAFAGQ, from the coding sequence ATGAGCACCGACTACTACGAGATCCTCGGGGTGCCCCGCGATGCGACCCCCGAGCAGATCAAGAAGGCGTATCGCCGGAAGGCGATGAAGCTGCACCCTGATGTCGCCACCGAGCCGGACGCGGGGGAGCAGTTCAAGAAGGTCGCCGAAGCCTATGAGGTGCTCGGTGATGCGAAGAAGCGCGACCTGTACGACCGCGGCGGCGACCCGCTCGGCGGTGGCATGGGTGGCGGCTTCAACGGTGGCTTCGGTGCCGGAGGCTTCGACTTCACCAATCTGGTCGATGCCATGTTCGGTCAGCAGGCCGCCCGCGGGCCGCGGTCCCGGGTCCGGCGCGGGCAGGATGCGCTGGTCCGGTTGGATCTGGAGCTGGCCGAGGCAGCTTTCGGCACCACCAAGCCGCTGCGGGTCGACACGGCGGTGCTCTGCCCGCGGTGCAACGGCTCGGGTGCGCAGGAGGGCTCGAAGCCGGTCAAGTGCAGCACCTGTCACGGGCAGGGTGAGGTCACCCACGTGCAGCGGTCCTTCATCGGCGATATCCGCACCACCAGCCCCTGCCCGACCTGCCACGGCTACGGCACGGTGATCCCCGATCCCTGCCTGGAGTGCGCCGGCGACGGCCGGATCCGGTCGAACCGCACGATCAACGTCAAGATCCCGCCGGGCGTCAGCTCCGGAAACCGGATCCATCTCGCCGCGCACGGCGAGGTCGGGCCTGGCGGCGGTCCGGCCGGCGACCTGTATGTCGAGCTCGACGTCTTGCCGCATGAGATCTTCAGGCGCGACGGGGACAACCTGGAGATGGTGCTCAGGATCCCGATGACGGCCGCTGCCCTCGGCACCGAGGTCGAGATCGCGACGCTGGAGGCCGACCTCGAGAGCGCCGATGCCGAGGACACGACCGCCACGGTCGTCATTCCGGCGGGTACGCAGTCCGGCACCAGGGTCGCCCTGGACGGCAAGGGTGTGCCACGGCTGCGTTCGCACGGTCGCGGGCAGCTGGGTGTCACCTTGTTGGTGCAGACGCCGACCAGACTCGATACCGAGCAGCGCCGGTTGCTCCGTGAGCTTGCCGAGCTGCGCGAGGAGACGACGATCGAGGGAGCGGTGCAAAAGCACAGCCAGGGCTTCTTCGGCCGGCTGCGGGATGCGTTCGCCGGTCAGTGA
- a CDS encoding 16S rRNA (uracil(1498)-N(3))-methyltransferase — protein MSDPVFHAELADPLPGVGATVLLDGPEGRHAAMVRRIRVGEQVQLSDGAGRGIVGPVVAVSKQSITVEVASQLVEEPPALRLVVAQALAKGDRGELAVELLTEVGVSEIVPWQASRSIVRWTGERGAKGLARWRSTAREAAKQSRRLWTPVVGDLVSTAGLAARVAAADLALLLHESAATPLAEIELPRSGEVLLVVGPEGGISAEELEILSSAGGRPTLLTPHVLRTSTAGVVACAGLLLR, from the coding sequence GTGAGCGACCCGGTCTTCCACGCCGAGCTCGCTGATCCGCTGCCCGGCGTCGGGGCAACCGTCCTGCTGGACGGTCCCGAGGGGCGGCATGCCGCTATGGTGCGCCGGATCCGGGTCGGTGAGCAGGTCCAGCTGAGTGACGGCGCGGGGCGCGGGATCGTGGGTCCGGTGGTGGCGGTGAGCAAGCAGAGCATCACGGTCGAGGTCGCCTCGCAGCTGGTCGAGGAACCGCCGGCGCTCCGGTTGGTGGTGGCTCAGGCGCTGGCCAAGGGCGATCGGGGCGAACTGGCGGTCGAGTTGCTGACCGAGGTCGGGGTCAGCGAGATCGTGCCCTGGCAAGCATCCCGGTCGATCGTCCGGTGGACCGGGGAGCGAGGCGCCAAGGGTTTGGCTCGCTGGCGCTCGACCGCGCGGGAGGCGGCCAAGCAGTCGCGGCGGCTGTGGACACCAGTCGTGGGCGACCTGGTCTCCACCGCGGGATTGGCGGCCCGGGTGGCAGCCGCCGACCTTGCGCTGTTGTTGCACGAGTCGGCGGCGACGCCGCTGGCCGAGATCGAGCTGCCGAGGTCGGGCGAGGTGCTGCTGGTGGTCGGACCCGAGGGTGGCATCTCAGCCGAGGAGCTGGAGATCCTGAGTAGTGCCGGTGGCCGGCCGACCCTGCTCACCCCGCACGTGCTGCGCACCTCGACCGCGGGTGTCGTCGCCTGCGCGGGCCTGCTGCTGCGCTGA
- a CDS encoding MBL fold metallo-hydrolase produces MADHTYVATAGFSLDGETGEINVGLVVGSEAALLVDAGGTAEQGRLLQQAAAEITELPLTTVVLTHAHADHAHGLAGIETATSIAHESTRDRLALDPATPTLPSRAVSVAAAIDLGGGVRVEAVHLGRGHTDGDLIVVVPDVQVVFAGDLVESAGPPQYGPDSYPHEWPATLDGLVGITLDHSVIVPGHGPVMTRDDVFEQRSRVAAVSGEITRLGSLGVSVEDAEDRTEWALPFAAVREGYAVGVKQARAAAPVRQLPLV; encoded by the coding sequence GTGGCTGACCACACGTACGTCGCCACCGCGGGCTTCAGCCTCGACGGCGAGACCGGCGAGATCAATGTGGGACTCGTGGTCGGCAGTGAGGCGGCCCTGCTGGTCGATGCCGGCGGGACGGCCGAGCAGGGGCGACTGCTGCAGCAGGCAGCCGCGGAGATCACCGAGCTGCCACTGACCACCGTGGTGTTGACGCATGCGCATGCCGACCATGCTCACGGCCTGGCCGGCATCGAGACAGCAACCTCGATCGCGCACGAGTCGACTCGGGATCGGCTGGCGCTCGATCCGGCGACGCCGACGCTCCCCAGCCGTGCTGTATCGGTAGCGGCGGCCATCGATCTCGGCGGCGGCGTACGGGTGGAGGCGGTGCATCTGGGCCGGGGGCACACCGACGGGGATCTGATCGTCGTGGTGCCGGATGTCCAGGTGGTGTTCGCCGGCGATCTGGTCGAGTCCGCGGGGCCGCCGCAGTACGGCCCGGACTCCTATCCCCACGAGTGGCCGGCGACCTTGGACGGCCTGGTCGGGATCACCCTCGATCACAGTGTCATCGTCCCCGGTCACGGGCCGGTGATGACCCGCGATGATGTGTTCGAGCAGCGCAGCCGGGTCGCTGCCGTGTCGGGCGAGATCACCCGCTTGGGCAGCCTCGGAGTGAGCGTCGAGGATGCCGAGGACCGCACCGAGTGGGCGTTGCCGTTTGCCGCCGTGCGCGAGGGATATGCCGTCGGGGTCAAACAGGCAAGGGCAGCTGCCCCGGTCCGGCAGCTGCCCCTGGTCTAG
- the hrcA gene encoding heat-inducible transcriptional repressor HrcA — translation MSVDERKLQVLRAIVTDYVSSQEPVGSKALVERHNLGVSPATVRNDMAALEEEGYITQPHTSAGRIPTDKGYRLFVDRLGSVKPLSLAEQRAIHTFLSGAVDLDDILHRTVRLLAQVTQQVAIVQYPTLSHSEVRHVELVSLSSQRLLVILITSTGRIEQRVVENEHTDDELTRLRSLLNAAAVGHSSAQAAARLGGLLTELPEALSPLGRSCIATLLDMLGNDASSRVVVGGMPNLTRFGDEFETTVRPVLEALEEQVVLLKLLGEATSTDVVTVRIGRENPYAELRSTSLVASGYGTAADSWATLGIVGPTRMDYPSTIASVRAVARYVGRFLAEG, via the coding sequence GTGAGCGTGGACGAACGCAAGCTGCAGGTGCTGCGCGCGATCGTCACCGACTACGTCTCCAGCCAGGAACCGGTTGGCTCCAAGGCGTTGGTCGAGCGGCACAACCTCGGCGTCTCCCCGGCGACGGTTCGCAACGACATGGCGGCGCTGGAGGAAGAGGGCTACATCACCCAGCCGCACACCAGCGCGGGGCGGATCCCCACCGACAAGGGCTACCGGCTGTTCGTCGACCGGCTCGGCTCGGTCAAGCCGCTCTCCCTGGCCGAGCAACGGGCCATCCACACCTTCTTGTCCGGTGCCGTGGATCTCGACGACATCCTGCACCGGACCGTACGACTGCTCGCCCAGGTGACCCAGCAGGTTGCCATCGTGCAGTATCCGACGCTGAGTCACTCCGAGGTCCGTCACGTCGAGCTGGTCTCGCTGTCCAGTCAGCGGCTGCTGGTCATCTTGATCACCTCGACCGGCCGGATCGAGCAGCGGGTCGTGGAGAACGAGCACACCGACGACGAGCTGACCAGGCTTCGGTCGCTGCTGAACGCGGCAGCGGTGGGACACAGTTCGGCCCAGGCGGCCGCTCGGCTCGGCGGCCTGCTGACCGAGCTGCCGGAGGCGCTCTCGCCGCTCGGCCGCAGTTGCATCGCCACGCTCCTCGACATGCTCGGTAACGATGCGTCCAGTCGGGTCGTGGTCGGCGGGATGCCCAATCTGACCCGCTTCGGCGACGAGTTCGAGACCACGGTACGGCCGGTGCTGGAGGCGCTCGAGGAGCAGGTCGTGCTGCTCAAGCTACTCGGTGAAGCGACCTCGACCGATGTCGTGACGGTCCGGATCGGCCGTGAGAACCCGTACGCCGAGCTGCGGTCCACCTCGCTGGTCGCCAGCGGGTATGGCACCGCCGCAGACAGTTGGGCGACGCTCGGCATCGTCGGGCCGACCCGCATGGACTACCCCTCGACCATCGCCTCGGTCAGAGCCGTGGCCCGTTACGTCGGCCGTTTCCTGGCCGAAGGCTGA
- a CDS encoding Uma2 family endonuclease yields MSIATSGGPHLLTVGQLAELPDDGLRHELIEGELTTMPPAGERHGSVAGRIAAYVGHHILVNGLGRITGAETGYLLRRNPDTVRAPDFAFTSIDRLSGPPDRTFSPIVPDLVVEVASPSDRLADVTRKALMWLDAGVRLVWVVEPETEVVIVHRPGDAVTLLRGADAMLSGEDVVPGFAVHLHEIFG; encoded by the coding sequence ATGTCGATCGCCACGTCGGGAGGGCCGCACCTGCTGACGGTCGGGCAACTAGCCGAGTTGCCCGACGACGGCTTGCGTCACGAACTCATCGAGGGGGAACTGACCACCATGCCGCCTGCTGGAGAAAGGCATGGTTCGGTCGCCGGCAGGATCGCTGCCTACGTTGGCCACCACATCCTGGTCAACGGGTTGGGTCGGATCACCGGCGCCGAGACCGGATACCTCCTTCGACGCAACCCAGACACAGTTCGGGCCCCCGATTTCGCCTTCACGTCGATCGATCGACTGTCAGGCCCGCCGGACCGCACCTTCTCGCCGATCGTGCCCGACCTTGTTGTCGAAGTCGCATCACCGTCCGACCGGCTCGCTGACGTCACCCGGAAGGCACTGATGTGGCTGGACGCCGGAGTCCGGCTGGTATGGGTGGTCGAGCCGGAGACAGAAGTGGTCATCGTGCACAGGCCGGGAGACGCCGTGACCTTGCTCCGCGGCGCAGACGCGATGCTGTCCGGCGAGGACGTGGTCCCCGGCTTTGCCGTCCACCTCCATGAAATCTTCGGCTGA
- the tgt gene encoding tRNA guanosine(34) transglycosylase Tgt, translated as MLDQRQQARGFGFEIGDRLPDALGRTGRITTPHGVIETPAFVVVGTKATVKTVLPESVAQLGAQAVLANAYHLYLQPGSELIEEAGGLGRFMNWPGPTYTDSGGFQVMSLGVGFKKVLAMDTTGLRSDEVVAEGKSRLARVDDDGVTFTSHLDGSRHRFTPEVSMQVQHQLGADIIFAFDELTTLMNTRGYQESSVERTHAWAIRCLREHRRLTEERVGRPYQALFGVVQGAQYEDLRRRAARGLAELEVDGQTFDGFGIGGALEKENLGTITGWVSSELPENKPRHMLGISEPDDLFTCVENGADTFDCVSPSRVARNSAVYSRDGRYNVSAATSRRAFEPIDPECDCYTCANYTRAYLHHLFKAKEMLAATLCTIHNERFVISLVDRIRSSIGDGTYAELKAETLGRYYAGRSLSVSSGTTR; from the coding sequence GTGCTTGACCAACGACAGCAGGCCAGGGGATTCGGTTTCGAGATCGGTGACCGGCTCCCCGACGCGCTCGGGCGCACCGGCCGAATCACCACCCCGCACGGCGTGATCGAGACGCCGGCGTTCGTGGTGGTCGGCACCAAGGCGACGGTGAAGACGGTGCTGCCGGAGAGTGTCGCCCAGCTGGGCGCCCAGGCGGTGTTGGCTAACGCCTACCACCTCTATCTGCAGCCCGGCTCGGAACTGATCGAAGAGGCCGGTGGTCTGGGCCGGTTCATGAACTGGCCGGGCCCGACCTACACCGACAGCGGCGGCTTCCAGGTGATGAGCCTCGGGGTCGGTTTCAAGAAGGTGCTGGCGATGGACACCACCGGCCTGCGCAGCGACGAGGTGGTCGCCGAGGGCAAGAGCCGGCTCGCCCGCGTGGACGACGACGGCGTCACCTTCACCTCGCATCTGGACGGCAGCCGCCACCGGTTCACCCCGGAGGTGTCGATGCAGGTCCAGCATCAGCTGGGCGCCGACATCATCTTCGCCTTCGACGAGCTGACCACCTTGATGAACACCCGCGGCTATCAGGAGAGCTCGGTCGAGCGCACCCACGCCTGGGCCATCCGCTGCCTTCGCGAGCATCGCCGGCTGACCGAGGAACGGGTCGGTCGGCCCTACCAGGCGTTGTTCGGGGTGGTGCAAGGCGCTCAGTACGAGGATTTGCGCCGCCGGGCGGCCCGGGGGCTGGCAGAGCTCGAGGTGGACGGGCAGACCTTCGACGGATTCGGCATCGGTGGCGCCCTGGAGAAGGAGAACCTGGGCACCATCACCGGCTGGGTGAGCTCGGAGCTGCCGGAGAACAAGCCCCGGCACATGCTGGGCATCTCCGAGCCCGACGACCTGTTCACCTGCGTGGAGAACGGTGCCGACACCTTCGATTGCGTCTCGCCGTCCCGAGTGGCGCGCAACTCGGCCGTCTACTCCCGCGACGGCCGCTACAACGTCAGCGCGGCCACATCGCGGCGGGCGTTCGAGCCGATCGACCCCGAGTGCGACTGCTACACCTGCGCCAACTACACGCGGGCCTACCTGCACCATCTCTTCAAGGCCAAGGAGATGCTCGCGGCCACGCTGTGCACGATCCACAACGAGCGGTTCGTGATCTCGCTGGTGGACCGGATCCGGTCCAGCATCGGTGACGGGACTTATGCAGAGCTGAAGGCCGAGACGCTCGGCCGCTACTACGCGGGCCGGTCTTTGTCGGTGTCGTCGGGGACCACCAGATAG
- a CDS encoding DUF5709 domain-containing protein, translating to MNEMWEEVPEESEQLNQLQPEDTLDDRGIDDVLDEGYSPPERPSSLSRYGEHETLDQRLAEEEPEVWQREEAGDYVDDGEVGDRRAGRLVDPNGGSGEDVDSELLGADVGIDGAGASAEEAAVHIITFL from the coding sequence ATGAACGAGATGTGGGAAGAGGTGCCCGAGGAGTCCGAGCAGCTCAACCAGCTGCAGCCCGAGGACACCCTGGACGACCGTGGGATCGACGATGTCCTCGATGAGGGTTACAGCCCGCCGGAGCGGCCCTCCAGCTTGTCTCGTTACGGCGAGCACGAGACCTTGGACCAACGGCTGGCGGAGGAGGAGCCGGAGGTCTGGCAGCGCGAGGAGGCCGGCGACTATGTCGACGACGGCGAGGTCGGTGACCGTCGCGCAGGCCGCCTGGTCGATCCCAACGGCGGCAGCGGCGAGGACGTCGACTCCGAGCTCCTGGGCGCTGACGTCGGCATCGACGGCGCCGGAGCGAGCGCCGAGGAGGCCGCCGTCCACATCATCACCTTCCTCTGA
- a CDS encoding queuosine precursor transporter: MSSTTTSPSRSTARYAAELHGNYDIVVAVFCGLLLISNVGATKAIAFTTPTAWPGMIVTDGGAFLFPLTYVLGDVLAEVYGMRKARRAILIGFVLAGIASLCFWLVSITPPAPGWDNQDAWAAVLGFVPRIVLASLLGYLAGQFLNAYVLVKIKQRTREGKLWARLIGSTLVGEAADTLVFCLVAFGGILTGGVLANYVITGYIYKVLVEVIMLPVTYLVIRQVKKREPGYLVVPDDTDKDRPA, from the coding sequence GTGAGTTCCACCACGACATCACCCTCCCGGTCCACCGCCCGGTACGCCGCCGAGCTGCACGGCAACTACGACATCGTGGTCGCCGTCTTCTGCGGCCTGCTGCTGATCTCCAACGTCGGCGCCACCAAGGCCATCGCCTTCACCACTCCCACCGCGTGGCCCGGCATGATCGTCACCGACGGCGGGGCCTTCCTGTTCCCCCTCACCTATGTGCTCGGCGACGTGCTCGCCGAGGTGTACGGCATGCGCAAGGCCCGTCGGGCGATCCTGATCGGCTTCGTGCTGGCCGGCATCGCCTCGCTGTGCTTCTGGCTGGTCAGCATCACCCCGCCGGCACCGGGCTGGGACAACCAGGACGCCTGGGCCGCGGTCCTCGGCTTCGTGCCGCGGATCGTGCTGGCCAGCCTGCTGGGCTATCTGGCCGGCCAGTTCCTGAACGCGTACGTGCTGGTCAAGATCAAACAGCGCACCCGGGAGGGCAAGCTGTGGGCGCGGCTGATCGGCTCCACCCTGGTCGGTGAGGCGGCCGACACGCTCGTGTTCTGCCTGGTCGCCTTCGGCGGCATCCTGACCGGTGGCGTGCTGGCCAACTATGTGATCACCGGCTACATCTACAAGGTGCTGGTCGAGGTGATCATGCTGCCGGTCACCTACCTGGTGATCCGGCAGGTGAAGAAGCGTGAGCCGGGCTATCTGGTGGTCCCCGACGACACCGACAAAGACCGGCCCGCGTAG